From the Limosilactobacillus panis genome, one window contains:
- a CDS encoding TIGR01906 family membrane protein — protein sequence MSGKYMSKKRAILTIAVYTIMAMSVALFLTLNLSVLLIHYPHWNISVAATRNDYLRLLWYLQDPGNHQLLLHHVPLSKVGYRHFKDVRLIMILNETVIIVSGSLVSILLKEICRRKMAWQLLKPLEIIMTVLIISFSMVLVNFSTLFVRFHYLIFANHDWVFKTNTDPIILMLPLSFFTQAFLLWGGLFFTLLLVLWSGIYMSLRFLKP from the coding sequence ATGAGTGGAAAATATATGAGTAAAAAAAGAGCAATTCTTACCATTGCGGTTTACACCATAATGGCAATGAGTGTTGCTCTTTTCCTTACCCTTAACCTATCCGTTTTACTTATTCATTATCCGCACTGGAACATCAGCGTTGCTGCAACACGTAATGACTACTTGCGCTTGCTCTGGTATCTCCAAGATCCGGGTAACCATCAATTGTTGTTACATCACGTTCCCCTTTCAAAAGTTGGCTACCGTCATTTTAAAGACGTTCGGTTAATCATGATACTGAATGAAACTGTGATAATCGTTAGTGGTAGCTTAGTGTCTATCCTTTTAAAGGAAATTTGCCGGCGTAAGATGGCCTGGCAACTATTAAAACCGTTGGAAATAATTATGACCGTGTTGATAATTAGCTTTTCGATGGTGCTCGTTAATTTTTCAACGCTTTTCGTCAGATTTCATTATCTAATTTTTGCTAATCATGATTGGGTTTTTAAAACTAATACTGATCCGATTATCCTAATGCTTCCGCTAAGCTTCTTTACTCAGGCATTTCTTTTATGGGGCGGGTTATTCTTTACTCTTCTCCTCGTATTGTGGAGTGGGATTTATATGTCCCTGCGTTTTTTGAAACCTTGA
- a CDS encoding VTT domain-containing protein produces the protein MATLIDFILHIDVHIVQIVNQFGGWTYLILLAIVFIETGAVVLPFLPGDSLLFAASAIAADPRYHLNIWIFSILFFFACLAGDSLNFLIGHKIGKGLTNHSLFGRLINKENLAKSEAFFEKHGALAIILARFMPIIRTFAPFAAAGSGFAYHRFIPYSLIGCFSWVLLCCASGYFFGNLPFVQEHFSLIILAIIFVTLLPAIIGFCRSRFQKTQGHINPTPQYEEKSKE, from the coding sequence GTGGCAACTTTAATCGATTTCATACTGCATATCGACGTCCACATTGTACAGATTGTCAATCAATTTGGTGGATGGACCTACTTAATACTACTGGCAATCGTATTTATTGAAACAGGAGCCGTCGTCCTACCCTTCCTACCTGGTGACTCCCTCCTCTTTGCGGCAAGTGCAATTGCAGCGGACCCTAGGTACCATTTGAACATATGGATCTTCAGCATCCTATTTTTCTTTGCTTGCCTCGCTGGTGACTCACTCAACTTCTTAATCGGTCATAAAATTGGCAAGGGATTAACAAATCACTCCCTATTTGGCCGTTTAATAAATAAGGAAAACCTGGCTAAATCGGAAGCCTTCTTTGAAAAGCATGGTGCTTTGGCAATTATTTTGGCTCGCTTTATGCCGATAATTAGAACATTTGCTCCATTTGCAGCAGCCGGTTCTGGTTTCGCCTACCATCGTTTTATTCCATATAGCTTAATCGGTTGCTTTTCATGGGTGCTCCTCTGTTGCGCATCAGGTTACTTCTTTGGAAACCTTCCCTTCGTGCAAGAACACTTTTCTTTAATTATTCTGGCAATTATATTTGTAACTCTACTGCCAGCAATCATCGGTTTCTGCCGCTCAAGGTTTCAAAAAACGCAGGGACATATAAATCCCACTCCACAATACGAGGAGAAGAGTAAAGAATAA